ctttctgcttttaaacttttaaaaaatattgatttttggagaagttacattaaagaacaaatcgttcgtcacattaccctacaacttttgaaagtgcaaaaaaagaagggttcacgccaaacgctgtggcacttggctgcattggaatttcgaatccgaattttacagggatatgctcagtagatgtaagcaactttctgcgtttacacttttgaaaaatattgatttttagaaaagttacattcaaaaaacgaatcgttcgtcaccttaccctacactcccctacggTTTATCGACTaatgttattttgttttttatattttttaaaacttttttgttcaactaaatatttttaaaattaaaatatagctAAAGTAATCAACCTAATATAAGCCAGTCTGTGTTCCTGGGTAGCCAGGCTTAACTGCTTCCGTAGCACTCTAgtgcatttagttttaattaaataagagAGCAGACAGTGAAGGCCAAAAGTGCCTTTTGAAATGGTCAAGCAGATAAAACTGCAATAACTATAAAGTCGGGGTAGCGTAAATGGTATCGGCTGTGGAGGGGTCGTGCACCAGGCgacccaaacacacacaaatttGTTAAGCGGGTCACGTACTCTGGGAAATCCCATCCACCCCCTCTGAGTGTTGTGATCAacacgaaaataaaaatagaaaattaaacttGAACCGCGCGAAATGGCTACAAATGTTCTTGCTTTACGCCATATTCCCCTGTGAAAATCGATTTCAATAAACTTTAATTCGTTTTACTTCTGAAGCCGTCAAAACTAGGAACCTTGAAAATGACGCAACAAATTAAATgccaataatttaaaacaattgccgagtcaaaaatatcaaataaaagcaACTGTACAAACAACGGCCAGAGCGAGACAGCGTTTTGTTTATGGCTTTTAAATCGAATTAAAGTCCCATAAAGACATCGAACGAAACCAAAAAAGAATGAAGATCGTAGAAGTAGACgaatgaaaaatgtattctcAAGTGAAAATGATCCCGACGATTACTAAACGCCGTAAACAGCTAGATAAGACAAAAATGGGAGCGGAGAATTAAAGTTGAGGGCGTGAGGTGAAAGAGACGATCTGCATCAAGGGGTTAATATAATATGGTAAGTGCGTGTGACAGTCGCCGAGGGCGAACAGAATGTGGAGGGCCTGTATTAAATTGCACTAATGACCTGCATTTTGTATTTGGGCAGCAATTCATAATTTATCCAAGTGATATGCCGAAGGGTGTGTGGTGCGAGGGAAGGTGTAAGGGGTTGTGGGAACTCAACCACTGGCATGTGTCGCATTGAAAGCACGCGAAACGCAAAACAAAGCTCTGCCTTAAACCTGTTCACTTTATGGTTCACCGACCACTCGTCGTTTAGCGaattattttacattcaaAAGCGGTATTGGTATCTCCCGACCCTAACATTTCAACTACCCAGAGGCGGCTTTTGGCCATCCGTTATAAACGAACTCTTGCATCTTGATTTAATCTTCTTAAATTCAACCCGAGGCACAGCGATTTACGAGTTAGCCTTTAAAGAATTTGTAGGGCATTTCATAACGTTACATTTTCACTACATTTGTATGAGGTTATCTTTTaactctttaaaatatttattctaaaCTGCTCATTACCatcgaaaagtataaatactATTTGAATATAATATACCTACTGCTTTATTTAGCCTCATCATAAGAAAAAGAGAGTTAAATTGCACTGGGCTGCTCTATTTATTAAGGGAGAGTTACATATGGAAacaaaatccttttttttggttaaattttgtagtataactttttaagaatgtgtcatgaaagttacacgaagaaattctaactattttggaacttataccaggatgacggcacccaccttccttgtgaagtagatatatttcattactttaaatgtcTTTTTCTCGAATCCATGTTTttctcagctgcggatcgtgtatctcaaaaagtaatgcttcgatcatcatgctgcttttacagaaTTCTTTGTAATGAAATTTCTCACTGTTTgaaatttgtacgttgaaCTATTTTTTGTTAGGCAAAAACCACACagaaaatatgaacaaaaattattgattttgAAAGTGCGCCACAACcagagtttttgagatattctgtgtaagttaggttcagacagtttctcAATTAGTTCTTAACGAAATAAACtttgtttcataaaaatcggatcgaCACAGCGACCTGTAGATGATCCacagctggcctacttttctttaatatagcctaacaaaaaattcccacggccATGTGTTTTTCGACAAAAatccccaaaattcgatttctgAGAAAAGGTACCTCaaagttagaaaaattttGCCTTCAAATAATTGTAGGCTTTTTTAACAGTGATGTAAAGGAAAAAATTACATAGTCTTATACAGCTGCGATCAAACTAACAGTCAACAAAATAATAGTTCATTAATTAGAAGAAAGTTACCTTTTTAGAGAAGATCTACAGCAAACTTCAGAATTAACCGTCGGATTCCAGCAGCCTGAAACGCATCGCTAAAAAGTTTGAGAGCGTTAATCACACGCTGAGAAAAACACTGGTGTCATTCAACCTCGGGGGCGCTTGTTTAGCGAGCAGAATTACAAAAAGCTTTGATAAGAACAGTGCGTCGGgtcagtgggtggtgggagaTGGGAGGTGCGTTCTCCGCGGGGCTAGGCGGAGGCCCTATATTTGTGAAAAGCTTAGAATGAGGCGAGCAAGCTCCCTGAATGTTCGATAGCATATATAACAAGTAAATTGCGCTAAATTTCTCTCAGTCTCAGTCCGCGAGTGGGGTACTTGGCAAGATGTCAGCGATCGTGATACGCACCATGAAAATTGAGGATTTCCAGGAGGTCGAGGCCTTCCTCGCAGAGCACTTCTTCAAACAGGAGCCCCTGATGCTGATCCCCCAGGAGGATACGACGCAGAGCGAAGTGATTCCGGCGGAGGCGGAGCTCCACCGCTCGCTCATTCCCCAGAACCTCTCCTTGGTAGCCGTCGACGGCGAGCGCATTGTGGGAGTGGTCTTGGCTGGTGAGCTGGTTCCCGATGATTTGGAACGTGAGTTTAAGGAGACCGAGCAGAAGGAGGTCACGTGCTTGCTGGACAAGATTCACAAGTTTCTGGCCGGGATCGAGAGGCAGGCCAACATCTTCGAGCACTTCGGAGTGCAGCGAGCCCTCTACCTCTACATGCTCGGCGTGGATACCTCTGTTCGTCGCCAGAGGGTGGGCTCCCGCCTAGTAGCCGCCACCATCGAGCTTGGTCGCCAGCGGGGCTTCCCCGTGGTGACCTCCACCTGCACCAACCTGCACTCCCGGCGCCTCATGACCGGTCTCCACATGGAGTGCGTCCTTTCGAAGGACTACGCTGACTACAAGGACGAACACGGGAAGGTCGTTCTTAGTGCAGCCGATCCCCACACCTCGGCCAGTGTCGTGGGCATCCGACTGTAGTGGCAGAAAGGCAACTCACCAAAGAATATACTACCCAAACATAGCTAAGTAAGGACCTATATTGGAATAAAGCTGGATAGCGAATAGCGGGAAACATAATACTTATCAGATAATGTAATCTCATTCTGCATTTACGAAGGTCTATAAGACTTCGAAAAGCTTTTATTATCGCTGAAGATTTTAAACTAACACTTAAAGTGGCTAAACAATGTGTTACTAAACGAAAACAATTATAGTTTTTTTGGTTGACTCTAAGAGCGTTTTAAAATAGAATCAGAAAACACTCTCCAAATTTTGTGACAGTTGAGCAGCATTAATTGCCTTCAAAAATTTCCTCTGCAatgtaaaatccatttttatttgttacttGTTTATGTGTCAAGGAGATGAGAAACCATTCAAATTGCTTTTGCCAAACTTAAACAGCTAAAGTCGTAAACGAGGACTGGCACATCTTCCCCGTTGAGCCTGCACATGCCACGAACTTGGCCCTCGCACTAGCTTGGTCTGGCTGCGGGACCCACTTCATCGTATTTCAACTTCCATTATAGAGCAAAAGCAATGTTGTCGGCATTGCGGTggctttgcttttattttttgcttcacACTAAAActaattgttattttattgtatttgcaATCCAATCCACTGGCGAAACGCTAGCCACATGCGATACAAGCAAAAACTGTATGCGAGATAACCATAGTCGTGAGATTAGCTCTCACCACTTCTTGTCTTATCTTCCCCCTTGGGACATTGATTAAATAACATCTTATTATATAACATGTGCGTTACTCTTCGTACATACAttgatttggttttgattgGTTGTGAAAGCAAAGCTAAATTTATGAATCATGTTTGGCTACCTTACACACAGAGAAAtgtccctgcaggaaaaatgcgaactagtctgaaaaacaactagttatacaactaatataaagcaacatAAAGCATTTGGACTACAAGGGTCTAGAAAacttgtgctagtcgaaaatgtgattaatacaaaactagtaaaaaagaaacttgtctcggactggtacctttccgacaaaaaaaaccttaaaaatatttaactggtagaacaaatacatgttagggtctagttaaaaggcaactggaatttaactagttgcaaatgaaacacatatgatccaaaaatatagcctagagtgtaaatgttTTGGGAAATTgaacactaaacaaatcaaacactcgaggtcctcggttgaATCCCCAGTTTTTATATGTACCTATattattcgtgcaaaagtatgtaactgggagaaggaagcgtttccgaccctataaagtatatatattcttgatcagggtcactagccgagtcgatatagccatgtccgtctgtccgtccgtatgaacgctgagatctcggaaactacaaaagctagaaggttgagattttccacacatattcttgggcttcctacgcagcgcaagtttatttcagccgagcgccacgccccctctaacgcccacaatcgcccactaacgattttaaaacgtgtctggcgcccacacctttaaagatttcggaaaagttatacgcaatcaaaaaaatgttatatatatatctccctcgcactccctttagccgagtgacgggtagtcgggacaccaacccgactatagcgttctctcttgttgtaatttttttttgttttttgtttgctagttTAGTTAGTttatcttaatttatttttattttagttagttttattttaaactttgtttccaatgcaatatatatgtgaaaaatccaGGGATCGCAAACAAGGgttacctttttaaaaaaattgaaaaataagtcttatttttaaatttttattataaaagttgacaaataactcttatgcttcaatttttattataaaaatcaacaaataagagttatttgtcatcttttataataaaaattgaaaaaaaagattgaattgaaataactttttaactgtGGGGTACAGTggcttaaaatttatatatatataatctacgctttaatacccttctgttgatatgccatatgtccccaaaatattttttattataataatatttgttgcatcatcaaaaatattttggggacatatggcatatcaacagaaaggtattaaagcgtagattatatatatttaaattttaaaccaccccacagttcaagagttatttcaattcaacctttattttattataaaagttgacaaataacccttatgctttaatttttattataaaaatcaacaaataagagttatttgtcaactttcataataaaaattaaagcataagaactttttgtcaacttttataataaaaattgaaatataagacttatttgtcaaattttttaaaaaggtaacTCTTATTTGCGATCCCtggaaaaatcactgtttttgaattatgtcacactaaaattcataaaccttgttagggcattccaaaatgtgatgcgtttATTGCTCAAGCAGTCAGTGTGTCAACAAATCCAatggtcccgggttcaagtcctagagagggcgactttcCTCAAGAAAAGTAAGTtagttttaattacatttaattatcatttactgtattggattacataataattattagaATTCCTCTAAGGACCGCACCTATTAATAGactactaaattaggagagcgtcaagttaggcatcgtcaagtactagtgaaatttaatcacttgatggtttacagattaatttttatgttactagttgtttccgatgataagcatatgaaaaatggacaagttagttacaaggaaatggacataacttgaactagttaagtttcctgacccaactagtattttactggtccaaaactgattccgtttcctgcaggggtgggactattttttattattacaaataattgcccttaatattaataagcaaattacacaggccgacaaaatgtgacatgggtcggtgtccaggcctgccaccattttatttcgataaattaggcttttctaagcataagttgccactactcCTATaatccatcagctctggtatttgctgtatctttaatttaagaaaatcacaaaatttctttggcttttgggatatatctttaagagtggtcaaccaattttggtaatcttttcggaattaaatagttacatgtctcttttatacggtcgttttggaaaattaaatctaacTCAActacaagaggaggtgggcgcatttaaaattttaaagtcacagcaaagtttaaaaattttcatttgtgaacagcgtttaaaaattaaataaaaatattttcttctacaatgcatttttgatccaaagacaccttatgtccttaatttttaggacactcatcaggtttttgtgaattgttttggtttttttaaaatggtttttcttacttccttcacagtgacaattcacaaacagtgcccaaacctgtcactattttacgtaacgcataactatttttgggcacaagtgacccttgctttaaaaatatttatacatgggcgtaagttaaaagctggagggggataacacttcaggcatttcagcccccaaaaattagtaggctacgctcatgtgcttatattcaaagcaaaactacttagatcgtttagaaatatgtgatttaaaattgtgacaggtttgggcactgtttgtgaatcgtcactgtgaaggaagtaagaaaaacaattttaaaaattccaaaacaattcacaaaaacctgatgagtgtcctaaacagtaaggacataaggtgtctttggatcaaaaatgcattgttgaagaaaatatttttatttaatttttaaacgctgttcacaaatgaagatttttaaactttgctgtgactttaaaattttgaatgcgcccacctcctcttgtggttgagttaaattgaattttccaaaacgaccgtataaaacagacatgtaactatttaattccgaaaagatttccaaaattggttgaccactcttgaagatatatcccaaaagacgaagaaaatttgtgattttcttaaattaaagataccgcaaataccagagctgatggactataggcgtagtggcaacttatgcttagaaaagcctcatttatcgaaataaaatggtggcaggcctggacaccgacccatgtcacattttgtcggcctgtgttattcgttttttaagtttaatacttaaaaacatctaagtagacatcggattttaggtaaaaaacatattttaaacgaGCAGTCCATACATTTTTTGGATTGCacacaaatttgttttatgtaaCTTAGATTATTTTGAACGCGgcatatttttgcaaattcGACTTTTTTCATATATGTAAGGCTCAAGGCGTTTTGAAAATGCTTAATCTACGATGAAGATTTAAATATAGAGAAATGTCGTATTAGTGCTTCTTTCGGTACTTTGACTAGAGCAAGTTAATTGGTTGTCAgtgttttaatttcaattaaaagtggttgttaaaatatatactaaCATACTACTAGCCGCCGACATAATGCACGAAAGACTAACTTAAAAATAGAAGCCGCAGGCATGAGAAAAAACCCATCCGCAGAACGGAACACTAAAGCCGACATATTTCCAAAGCACCGCAGATTTAGGTGCATTGAATTTTCTCCAAATATTTGCGCAAgtgaatttttgatttatgccaGCGAAGCGtgacctaaaaattttttcatacgctgtgaaactaattaaaagtgaaaagttgACATTTTATAgttgaatttttgatttatggcgCGAACTTTCCAACCACCacgaaaaatttaatgaaaattcaatCAAAGTTTACGGCCCTCTCCATGAGTTTGGTTTGTTGTTGGGCGGAGAACTTGAAACATATGGCTGCCCAGCTGCCCAGTACAATCCAACCTCTGACGTTTTCGTTATGGTTTAAGTGACCTTAATGAAGATTAATTTAGAACAAGTGTTACACTGCATGCCTGAGCGTAGCCGAAAGCTATAGTCTATTAAAaggttggaaaaaaaaacaacaagtaaGAACGCTGTGGTCGAgtacctcgactatcagatacccgttactcatagcttttcaataaatagtccgatttaaataaatagaacttattgggtattgataaacatatCAAAATCCCTTTCATTCTTTTACAAAATCTTTTAAGATTGGTAAGGTTGACCTATACGGATAGTTACGTaaccataaaaaatagttacgtgtattttgtttttgctttgggtgtgtgtcttggctaattgtgtgtatttgttgttgtgaaagttACTATTCTTTTGAGGTGcagaaacatcgatgcatcgatggCCATCACTGTTTAAAGAAAAAGGAACGTTACATATATGTAATTTGTTGCATTtctatacccttgcagagggaaaAATGATTTCAGttagatgtttgcaacgcagtgaaggagacgtttccgaccccataataaagatatattcttgatcagcatcactaggccgtctgtccgttcgtttctacgcaaacgaGTCCTTCAGTTTTCTATAAGCTATAAGTTATCAgttttattagaaaaaattattttttacggttatttaaaatttgtattataaaagtttcaaaataattattattaggggataggtctgtaggttgggacggtctgtaagttgggacactcaattttctcaaaacttttccactaaaaaaattttttatttttttttgtaatcctttttagtgacaaaacttatGGGGAAatcattataagccaggctctacccagatttaagctgtgagagtcgtgtaccatttttcaccaaaaaagtttttgtctacttttttcaaaattccatttaaaatgaataacgtccttaaattaacttggtaactaactgttaactaattaaaaaagaatcagcttaatgtgacagtcagaacaaaagttattaatcttttcccgaaacatcccattttgtgtaagttgagacactttgagcgtgtaagttgagacacccgtttttcatacaaaaaggccttagccagacagaggtcgctttctgcctaatACACTTCTTTGATATTAAGGGAAAGGTGAATGTTTAAAGagcgtttttattttaattgttatttggcctaagtttttaaaaaatggatgggaaataatttaggacgaactaaaaatgattaaattaacataaataaatagtttctaatagtttggagtacttttggtgtgagtattattgacttttaaaagtgtcccaatttacagacctctttttcaaaatctagttttttaacactcttcaaaaaaaattaatttttaattttccttaaggaataaaatattttttttttgttttttattaagctaatagactaacctttcgattAATACCTAATGCTTGAAGTTTCataaggtgtaccaacctacagacctcttccctatcaaattatataatatcactaaaaaatattttttatttttgatttttatttttcttaagtcttgaataacagttatttttgatttttcaattaGAATTCTATCAGAGACTTTTTTCTCCAAGTCAACGAAATTAAAATCGTTggaagacttttatttttcaacaaataaaataaaagtcttttCCATATATATCGCGAACCATTTAAGTCTAAGCTAccaaatttttcttaattagTATAAAGTATTGACATGCTTCAATTAATTCCTCATCGCGATATTTCACTACCTAACAATTTCTTATTCGACAAATAGTGAAACCCAGAGCTACACAACTCCTAAGGGTTAGATGACAAAATCTAGTCTTACTTGTTAAGAAGCAGCGTCGCCAGCACAACCTTTTTTAAAGTAACAACTTCATCGATCGATAACAATTTGTAAGccaaagacaatttttaatggaGGACCTTGCAGTAACAActttcttcttgtttttcaataaatcgagtattactataaaagagtacacacaaaaaaatttgcttggtaaaattgaccaacaaagatagttacgtaactattaaaatagttacgagtactttgtttttgcttgggtttgtgtctttgctaattgtgtgtattttgttcttgtggaatgactatttacttagtagaattgacaattttgctggttggggcctgtttgacaattattacagttgattttaccaagtttttttttgtgtgtagatgtcgatttgcgtcatgttcccccagcccaacccataagacctaaaattctggaaaaaagtgggtctgaatcgtgtgttagaggaggtgtgcattaagaaaggactttttcaaattcgcctcctaaggactcccaggactctcgaaaaatgcgaaattgattgattaaaacatcaaccattctcACAGTTatcaaccaaacaagttgatatttatacccgttactcgtagagtaaaagggtatattgtattcgtgcaaaagtataggggagtgtagggtaaggtgacgagcgattcgttttttgaatgtaacttttctaaaaatcaatattttttaaaagtgtaaactcagaaagttgcttacatctactgagcatatccctgtaaaatttgaattcgaaattccaatgcagccaaatcccacagtgtttggcgtgaacccttctttttttgcactttcaaaagttgtagggtaatgtgacgaacgatttgttctttaatgtaacttctccaaa
The genomic region above belongs to Drosophila takahashii strain IR98-3 E-12201 chromosome 2L, DtakHiC1v2, whole genome shotgun sequence and contains:
- the AANATL2 gene encoding arylalkylamine N-acetyltransferase-like 2; its protein translation is MSAIVIRTMKIEDFQEVEAFLAEHFFKQEPLMLIPQEDTTQSEVIPAEAELHRSLIPQNLSLVAVDGERIVGVVLAGELVPDDLEREFKETEQKEVTCLLDKIHKFLAGIERQANIFEHFGVQRALYLYMLGVDTSVRRQRVGSRLVAATIELGRQRGFPVVTSTCTNLHSRRLMTGLHMECVLSKDYADYKDEHGKVVLSAADPHTSASVVGIRL